A DNA window from Ostrea edulis chromosome 5, xbOstEdul1.1, whole genome shotgun sequence contains the following coding sequences:
- the LOC125652007 gene encoding uncharacterized protein LOC125652007, producing MSTQPKPQFAEVDSAVQPMISLVIANVGGPSAGTGTAAKRKKDIAGFLHKFQPNIVLLQEFSWVGITGPAWKNVSIPDKYEYTGNNEASILYDKNEFIIEIPSLTEMEKLLDEMIRKGKLPMGFTPISRMCTRVIKTKGLPNLKFICVSWHGRYKGKKMSNLVDELKQLLLFLQTYSDKKGLPFIVAGDYNIPYEEAKIHVNTPLVIYQYQPLKRREGKVIDFFIGSELLPLDNMSAIDWRTVEGAEDAYKIFDHDPIYGVIRRFPRSKTRQAPKPVASVQQNVTQRVVLRKSKTLTREKQSHKKSNCVVQ from the coding sequence ATGTCGACACAACCTAAACCACAATTTGCGGAAGTGGATTCTGCTGTTCAGCCAATGATATCTCTCGTTATTGCCAATGTTGGCGGGCCGAGTGCAGGGACTGGAACAGCGGCCAAGCGAAAAAAAGATATTGCTGGATTTCTACACAAATTCCAGCCAAATATTGTCCTTTTACAGGAATTTTCTTGGGTCGGAATAACTGGACCAGCCTGGAAAAATGTTTCAATACCAGACAAGTATGAATATACTGGTAATAATGAGGCTAGCATTTTGTACGATAAAAATGAGTTCATCATAGAAATTCCCAGCCTGACAGAAATGGAGAAGCTGCTTGATGAGATGATACGAAAAGGAAAACTTCCTATGGGTTTCACGCCAATATCAAGAATGTGTACTCGAGTTATCAAAACCAAAGGTCTTCCAAACTTGAAATTCATTTGTGTTTCTTGGCACGGTCGATACAAAGgcaaaaaaatgtcaaatttggtAGATGAGCTTAAACAGTTACTTCTCTTTCTTCAAACATACAGTGATAAAAAAGGTCTACCATTCATTGTCGCTGGGGATTATAACATCCCTTACGAGGAAGCCAAAATACATGTGAACACCCCTCTCGTTATTTATCAATATCAGCCTCTGAAACGAAGAGAAGGCAAGGTAATAGACTTTTTCATAGGGTCGGAACTGTTGCCACTGGATAACATGTCTGCCATAGATTGGAGGACCGTAGAGGGTGCTGAAGATGcttataaaatatttgatcaCGATCCGATATACGGTGTCATCAGACGATTTCCAAGGTCAAAGACGAGACAGGCCCCCAAACCTGTAGCTTCTGTGCAGCAGAATGTCACACAACGGGTGGTTCTACGGAAGTCGAAAACACTCACACGAGAGAAACAATCCCATAAGAAAAGTAATTGTGTTGTTCAGTGA
- the LOC125651963 gene encoding zinc transporter ZIP1-like translates to MEISGVKVLVLTGLFLMTIILGLLPLRIVSYLRNRSGRNVDLHQQAVYRRTIGLLNCFAAGVFLATVFLDLLPGVRSSLTKALKALQADVTFPIAEFVMSFGLFIILGVEQGVLTYKENQINNEDAVKRPLLANDHDRYDRQQSLTESVRSEHSISGISDEPFQNTQQSSRPLENNTVLLDEEDHGESHEHSHEINFPHDHSMLRSLLLLLALALHSLFEGLAVGLQENIEQVIQIFAALALHKSILSFSLGMNLAQSKMTLKGAIKSVLLFSVSAPVGVGIGIGIIRLWDSEASNLVQGILQGIACGTFLYITFFEVLPHEFNNCDARLLKVIFLLLGFAAVTAIVYFHH, encoded by the coding sequence ATGGAGATATCGGGCGTGAAAGTGTTAGTTTTAACTGGACTATTTTTAATGACGATTATATTGGGTCTTTTACCACTCAGAATCGTCAGCTATTTACGAAATCGGAGTGGAAGGAACGTGGATTTGCATCAACAGGCTGTGTATAGAAGAACGATTGGTCTGCTGAACTGTTTTGCTGCAGGCGTTTTCTTGGCGACTGTTTTCCTTGACCTATTACCCGGTGTACGAAGCAGCTTGACAAAAGCTTTGAAAGCTCTGCAGGCAGACGTTACATTCCCAATCGCTGAGTTTGTTATGAGTTTTggtttgtttattattttgggAGTTGAACAAGGCGTTTTAACATACAAAGAAAAccaaataaacaatgaagaTGCTGTGAAGAGGCCATTATTGGCCAATGATCATGATAGATATGACAGGCAGCAAAGTTTAACAGAATCGGTCAGAAGTGAGCATTCCATATCAGGTATAAGTGATGAACCCTTTCAGAATACACAACAGAGTTCCAGACCACTTGAAAATAATACAGTTTTATTGGATGAAGAGGACCATGGTGAATCCCATGAACACTCACATGAAATTAATTTTCCACATGACCACTCAATGCTGAGATCTCTGCTACTGTTGCTAGCTTTAGCTTTACATTCACTGTTTGAGGGTCTAGCAGTTGGTCTACAAGAGAATATAGAACAAGTGATCCAAATTTTTGCAGCTTTGGCTCTTCATAAAAGCATTCTTAGCTTTAGTCTGGGAATGAACCTAGCCCAGAGCaaaatgacattaaaaggaGCCATCAAgtctgtcttgctcttctccgTTTCAGCACCTGTTGGTGTGGGGATCGGGATTGGAATTATTCGCTTGTGGGACTCTGAAGCTTCCAATCTAGTTCAGGGTATCCTGCAAGGCATTGCATGTGGGACGTTCTTATACATTACATTCTTTGAAGTCTTACCTCATGAATTCAATAATTGTGATGCAAGATTGTTAAAAGTGATATTTTTACTTCTTGGATTTGCTGCAGTGACTGccattgtttattttcatcaCTGA